The Schizosaccharomyces pombe strain 972h- genome assembly, chromosome: I genome contains a region encoding:
- the pfl9 gene encoding DIPSY family glycoprotein, with translation MNVVKYIIFSFALAPLLLVNANTYNFTQIQKRSVNQAVLESSQDTNSVGGEASSTACPLFTTIYTNGITPGTTTIYPTSISTSGVSSNNIDETSVSSESIITSTITTTITSGSQLYTTTITGQNTPVDTVEVVIPTAGTFTTTLTSGSSYPVATTTVRTASGTQSGEVEVITPSCGCSPENSFHLKIDNDKISPSYVYMDPNAPVRTNGAGREGNMFASTNGDNEGLNLFYYDSTIQRVLTCDCQRPSYTVYIEDPIIGNGFSSAWNLIKNSDGIFTPVESRNNEPLHFHVDNNGRVWMTSQEYDTEVSSTDERNFRANDVTLQLY, from the coding sequence ATGAATGTGGTGAAGTACATAATTTTTAGCTTTGCTCTGGCGCCTTTGTTATTAGTTAACGCGAACACATATAATTTTACACAGATACAAAAGCGAAGCGTAAACCAAGCTGTTCTTGAATCAAGTCAAGATACCAATTCAGTAGGCGGTGAAGCTTCTTCAACAGCTTGCCCTTTATTCACTACTATTTACACTAATGGTATAACACCGGGAACTACAACGATTTATCCAACATCTATCTCGACATCTGGCGTATCTAGCAACAATATCGATGAAACTTCGGTATCCTCTGAGTCTATCATCACATCCACTATTACGACTACTATAACATCTGGTTCGCAACTCTATACTACTACCATTACCGGTCAAAACACACCTGTTGATACCGTTGAAGTGGTAATCCCTACTGCTGGTACTTTCACAACTACATTGACTTCTGGATCCAGTTATCCTGTCGCAACAACTACAGTGCGAACAGCTTCTGGAACACAGTCAGGTGAAGTGGAGGTTATCACACCGTCCTGTGGATGCAGTCCTGAAAATTCATTCCATCTTAAAATAGACAATGATAAAATCAGCCCTTCCTACGTGTACATGGATCCAAACGCACCCGTGAGAACTAATGGTGCCGGTCGAGAGGGGAATATGTTTGCTTCAACTAATGGAGACAACGAGGGACTAAACCTTTTCTACTATGATTCCACTATTCAACGAGTATTAACATGTGATTGTCAAAGACCGTCTTACACTGTATACATTGAAGATCCAATTATAGGCAATGGTTTTTCAAGTGCTTGGAATCTCATTAAAAATAGCGATGGCATATTTACTCCTGTTGAATCAAGAAATAATGAGCCACTACACTTTCATGTAGATAACAATGGAAGAGTATGGATGACTTCACAAGAATATGATACAGAAGTTTCATCAACCGACGAAAGAAATTTTAGGGCCAATGATGTTACACTTCAACTGTATTAG
- a CDS encoding hydroxyacid dehydrogenase: MRVVLFSSQSYDRGPFEEANKTFNHEIIYHNFSLNKDTVSLAGKAQVVCVFVNDQVDADTLKALAENGVKLVALRCGGYNNVNLKAASEYKITVVHVPSYSPFAVSEFTVGLLLSLNRKIHRAYVRVREDDFNIVGLLGCDIHGKTVGVIGTGKIGSNVAKCFKMGFGCDVLAYDINPDKKLENYGVQFVEQNEVLKKADFLCLHCPLTPSTTHIVNSDSLALMKKGVTIVNTSRGGLIDTKALVDAIDSGQVGGCAIDVYEGERNLFYKDLSNEVIKDSTFQRLVNFPNVLVTSHQAFFTTEALCSIAHTTLKSASDFYTNSLDESVIANK; the protein is encoded by the coding sequence ATGCGTGTTGTCCTTTTTAGTAGTCAATCATACGATAGAGGGccttttgaagaagctaacaaaacttttaacCATGAAATAATATATCACAATTTTTCATTGAACAAAGATACAGTTTCTTTGGCAGGCAAAGCACAGGTGGTGTGTGTGTTTGTGAACGACCAAGTAGATGCTGATACTTTAAAAGCTTTGGCAGAAAATGGTGTTAAGTTGGTCGCTCTTCGTTGTGGGGGGTACAACAACGTTAATCTAAAGGCAGCGTCCGAATATAAAATAACTGTTGTGCACGTCCCCTCCTATTCGCCTTTTGCTGTGTCTGAATTCACTGTTGGTTTACTCTTGTCTCTTAATCGTAAAATTCATCGTGCCTATGTTCGGGTGCGTGAAGATGACTTCAATATTGTCGGACTACTTGGATGTGACATACATGGTAAAACAGTGGGAGTGATTGGTACTGGGAAAATCGGGAGTAATGTtgcaaaatgttttaaaatggGTTTTGGTTGCGATGTATTAGCTTACGATATCAATCCGGATAAGAAGTTAGAAAACTATGGAGTTCAATTTGTTGAGCAAAATGAGGTTTTAAAGAAGGCTGACTTTTTATGCCTCCATTGCCCATTAACGCCCAGTACAACGCACATTGTGAATTCTGACTCCCTAgctttaatgaaaaaggGAGTAACAATTGTGAACACTAGTAGAGGAGGTTTAATTGATACGAAAGCGTTGGTTGACGCCATCGACTCCGGCCAAGTCGGAGGTTGTGCAATAGATGTATATGAAGGTGAAAGAAACTTATTTTATAAGGATCTTTCTAACGAAGTAATAAAGGATTCTACGTTTCAACGTCTTGTTAATTTTCCAAACGTTTTGGTTACCTCACATCAGGCGTTTTTTACTACAGAAGCTCTCTGTTCCATTGCACATACCACATTGAAGAGTGCGTCCGATTTCTATACTAATAGTCTTGATGAATCAGTAATCGCAAATAAATAA